The Thermodesulfobacteriota bacterium genomic sequence GAGGTCGGATCAAGAGATTACGGGGCACCTCAAGTTTTACGATCCATTTTTTCGGACAGAGATACTTATATAGGCGCAGATATGCAGAATGGATCCGGTGTTGACGTAGTTTTGAATTTTACACAAAAATTTAAAGAAATAGATGCAAAACTTAAAGGGATTCGTTTCAGAACGATTTTTTGTATGAGCGTATTGGAGCATTGTGAACAACCATTTAAAATGGCGGAAAATTTGACCGCTTTGTTGAAGCCTGGAGGAAAAATTTGCCTGTCCGTTCCTTTTTCCTGGAAATTTCATGGCTTCCCTTCTGATTATTGGCGGTTTACTCCTGAAGGCGTTGAGAAGCTTTTTCCCAAACTTGAATTTGATCGTGCAAACTGTTTGGCATCTACATCGAGAAAACGTGAATTTTATAAACCTGATTCCGAAGTAGGAAAAATAAAGTTCAGTTTTAAAACCCAGATTAAAAAAGGTCATTTCATACGGGCGATTTCTGTAAAAGTTCTTAGAGGGCTGTCTAAAGTAGGTATATTAAGATGGCTTGCCGGATACAGATATGTGCTCACCCCAACAATGGTAAACATGATAGGAGTAGCTTCAAGTAAAAGAAATAGCTAAACGTTTTAACGGCTGTTTAATGAAGAAAAGTGTCGGTTTCTTTCCGGGCAGAAATGATTAAAATATCTCCCTCAAGCAATTCTTTCTTTAAGAGCATATCTGCCTCTTTGTTTTTCTTTCTCGTCATTATATAGATAAGTGGTTTTAAAAAAGGCATCAGTAACGGATACTTTTTGGTGAACTTATTGCACGATATGGTTTTTATTTTAAACCCATATCGGTTTAAGATGTAGCTGAGCTCACCAAATGGGATGGGATTGATATGAAG encodes the following:
- a CDS encoding class I SAM-dependent methyltransferase, which encodes MGDENQLLYIIRYEKEFFGPYLEVGSRDYGAPQVLRSIFSDRDTYIGADMQNGSGVDVVLNFTQKFKEIDAKLKGIRFRTIFCMSVLEHCEQPFKMAENLTALLKPGGKICLSVPFSWKFHGFPSDYWRFTPEGVEKLFPKLEFDRANCLASTSRKREFYKPDSEVGKIKFSFKTQIKKGHFIRAISVKVLRGLSKVGILRWLAGYRYVLTPTMVNMIGVASSKRNS